The Nymphaea colorata isolate Beijing-Zhang1983 chromosome 11, ASM883128v2, whole genome shotgun sequence genome includes the window attttgatcattttgatgGTGGAAAGCCTAAAGTTTGGTGTTATTGGCTAACATGATCACCTTATGAACAAAAAAGGTTCAGAACAGGAGTGTGTACTGCTCTTCTAAACTCGTCACAAGCCTTTGGTTCCCTCCTCAGTTATGTTAACCCTTTGGATTCCAATGTGCTAAAACCTTTGTCGTCTATAGCTCACTCTGTTTCTAACCTGTATTTTGGATCCTTAAATGATGGAAAGACAAACTGGTTACCTTAAGGCATCTTCTGACAAGCCTAAACTACTGAAGATTGCATTAGCTGGATTAGTTTTCAGTATTGGACTGGTAGAAAACTGTTCACCAGCTCTCACTTTCTCCTTTCGTTTATGACGGCTCTAATTGTGTTCCTTCATGGTTGATTCAGCCACTCTCAAGGACAACACTGGAGGTCCTTTACTGAGGCAACCACAAGGCATTACAGCAACTCCATTCGACTTTGGGTCAGGGCACTTGAACCCGATTGCGGCCCTTGATCCTGGCCTAGTTTATGAGTTAGACACTGATAATCTCATAGACTATCTCTGCAGTATGAATGCAACACAAGTTCAGCTGCTATTTCTCATCGGCAACATGATTAACTGTGCTAACCGACAAGTTCCTGCCTACAATCTCAATTATCCTTCTGTTGCGGTAGCAGAGCTGAGAGGAACTATCTCAGTTTCTAGAACTCTTACAAACTATGGAGAAAGTGGTTCAGTTTACACAGCCACGATTGGGCATCTTGAAGGGGTTAATGTTAAAGTAACACCAGACAAGCTAAACTTCACCAGAAATGGTGAAAAGCTTTCATATAGGTTGGATTTTACTGTGCAGAGCCCGGGTAATGGGGATTTTACCTTTGGCTATTTAACATGGAGTGATGGAAAACACAACGTAGGCAGTCCAATTGCTGTAAATGCAGTTTCAGTATAAGATTTTACTAAAGAAATGTCTACAAATTCTTCATTTGCACGACTTCATATGTGCGTGCATTGTTCAGATTTGAAGAAAGCCATTCTCATCAGCTATTGTAAAGAGGATTTACAACATATTACTAATGATATTGGCTGCTTGGTTCGTAATTTATGTTTCAAAGATATGTTTAGAACTAAAATAATTCAGCCTAGTTGACTTAAGGGCACTTCTTCCATTAGGAAGAAAATGTACCTTGCGGAGTTCCACACTTTCAGTAGTCTGGTCTGGTGGCCGACTGGGTAATATTTTCATTCATGATTTGTCTCCAGAGCTGATGGGACTGTCTCTATTCATGGACTACGGCTGTGCTCTATGAAACGACACAAACAAAAACAACGGATTCTCTAATCTACCAAAcggaaaaaaattcacaaaatttgATGTGAAGATTGAAAAATGGGTTCTGTGGTTCTGAATTCTGATGCATGAGAGGAGTCTTCTAAGGGTTGCAAAACCAAATATGGTATTCCATTCTTCTGTTCAAAGCTTGAGCTTTACCTCTTCTTAATTTATatgaagcaaagaaaaaaaaacatgctgaCCACATCTTTAACTTTAGCACTGAGATAATGTTGTTGCTGTAAGCGAACAGTGTTGCAAATATGCTCGCAGTTGCTCTTTTGATATGGGGTTGGGGTGGAGATATTCCAAATGGATGAAGTAGCATCGTCAGTTTTTCTTAGACACACTTTTGAGGAATTAAGTTGCTCTTTTGATATGGGGTTGGGGTGGAGATATTCCAAATGGATGAAGTAGCATCGTCAGTTTTTCTTAGACACACTTTTGAGGAATTAAGTGTGtagatgtcatctacataatGGATCTAGTAACATCAAGCAATTAAACAAGCATTTGGATTTCAATATGGATTTCTAATGAAGGTCCACCAATGCAGATGCATTACTAGAACGTATATCAACCTGCTTCAAGTTGGTGTTTGAGGATTCGTATAAGCTAAAGTTCACATATGGATCTGAGTAGGACTGCACAATGAATCGAGCCaggtcgagctcgactcaaactcactcgTCCAAATTCGACTCGAACATGAATCATTTATAAACGAATTGAAATCAAGTTCAAATGTATGGTTGAAATGTTAAACGATGCGAGCTCGAGTTTATAAACCCTGGGTGattgttttatcttttcttctatGTTATTCtttcatctccctctctctctctccctctctcataaaCATAACTTTCTAGACCAATTAACCCAAAGCCACCCGTGTTTGATCTGTTTCATGCCCTGCTGACCTCTCTCTCTGGCAGATGTTCGTATTGGGTTGTATGGCTTACGGGAAGCGGTATAGCatcccccttcttcctccattctCTAGCCAACCAATGCAACTTTTGCTTCTATGCTGCAGTGTCTCGGCATCATCTTTtcatctctttccttcttttcctttcagctaccttttctcttttctcttgcaCTTAGCCTTCCTTGCTACCTCTTTTACCCAACCCTCTGTCCGGTCACCTGATGCTTCCCTTGGCCCTTTCGCCCACTGTCTCTTAGCTCTGATGTTTCACATGGTGAACTTAGCTTGTCAGTTGTTGGTAGCAGATTTAGGAAGAACACAACAACAAGAAGTCTAGGGACACAACTAAATTCGTCAGTTGTAGGGCTGATGTCCTTGCGTTGCACATCGGTCTCACTCCCACCGGGACACAGCTACTCCTGTCCCTTCTGTGGGGTATGCAATTGGGGCTGAACTGCACCCAGCACTTGGCTGATGCCTACAGTTAACCGGTGATTAATCGCCGCTTCCCtgcttttatttgtttgatttttgcattatgttttgtatttcttttgttttttttttcatctgtgACTTTTTGTCACAATTGTTGATattgattttccattttgtcggctctctctctctcttcgcttttttttttttcccttcttcgcTTTTGTACATTCGGTGATAGCTTGTCACCCAATTTTATTACTACTCTAAAATCACCCGCTTGAACCTGTTTCACCTCTCTCCAGCACAAGTGTCTGGGCCAATTAATCCACACCCACCCTTTTTTAATCTGTGGGAGGATTGGGGAGGAACACAACTGGGCGCTGCTACCGCTGAGTTCGTCGAAGGCTAATGTCCATCTCGCGCTGCACATCGAGCGGCGGTGCGCCCAGCTGCTGATTAaccgatctctctctctctctaaaccaCGCCCGTCTTGAATCtgttgcatctctctctctctgtctgtctctctctcagaaGTCAGGGATGGAGGCAGAGCAAGCCCCTCCACCATCTTCCTCTGCTccatcctcctcttcctctgcatcatcttcttcatcctctaTCACTGATAGCGTTCCAACCTCATCATCGCCCTTCTCGACTGTTGCCCCCACTCCTTCCCCATCCCTTTCCACCACTCCCGTCAGCGCCACAACCACCACCATGGCCACTTCCACGGCCACATCTGACACCACTGCCACCGTCACCACCACCACGACCACCCAAATGATAGATATACCACCAATACTAGGAGCCACTGCCACCACCACTACTTCTACTGGTGAAACAAATTCTCTGACGTCCACCAGTATCAGCAGCAGCACCACCGGTCCAACTGCCGCTACCACCATTTCCACCACCACCACGACCATCACCACTTCTCCATTCTCTACTTTCGACCACCAACCACCATCAAATTCACTTCCATTCAGACCTTCTTTCCCAATCAACAGGAATCGGCCTCAAATGCCACCTCCAATGCCACCTCCCCATTTCGTCCAGCACCTTCCTTCTCCGTCCCCGCCCCCTCTTCCCTTTTCGTCGTCATCACCAGCTTCTTCGTCATCGGTGGGTGTGCCTTCCTTGttggcttcttcttcatcatcgtcgtcttctttatcttcatcctcatcatcatcttctccttctcctcctcctcctccttctgctacgtctccttcctcctcttcctcccctCTCCAAAGAGGGGGACTCGCCATTGGTGTCCCTGCTTATCCTCCCAGACCTCAGTCCACCTCTTTGCTGCCATCGTCGACGTTCGGTTCACCCCCTTTTGGTCACCAACTCGGTAGCTTGGGCAGAATTTCGGATCAGACGCAGAGCGCCAGCCCTCAGAATGGAGGACGTATTTTGGTGCTTTACTTTGAGCATGTCGTTCGGCTCATGATTGAAATACGATGTActtctttttcaaaaccttttctTCCCCCCTTCATGGCTTTACACGGGTTTCTGAATAATTATCCCAGTTCACTGGCATAGACATGATTGAGGAACAGACTTGGCGGACTTTCGAATCCGATTTATGTAGATGAATTGATACCCATACCCTAGACGAGACTTAGTTTTTAGACGACAACCATTTGCCCAGAAAAGTAAGTTAAGCCATGTAGTACCCCGTCTATTACCCATTTGCCAGAAAAGCAAGTTAATCCATGTAGTATCCGATCGAATCCCGCTTCCAATAATGAATATTGGACAAGAATGCGTCTAGCTGTTATATTTCTCCTGAAATATGTATCTTGCTTCCTGCCGGAGATTCGATCTCGAAAGGTATTTCTGTTTCTTATAATAGAAAATACATACATGTTGAATTCATCAAGATAATTAAAGTTCTTAATCTTGTACACTCTTAGTAATTCTTGAATAGCCACAGTCCTTTTTGGAAGATTTCAGTATGCACAGAGTTGGTTCCATTGGGTTCAATTATTCGTAAGACAGATTCAATTGTCAGGtcctttttttgtatttgactGAGGTTGGTTTATTTTGAGATCCATTAGGAATCAAGCCGGATATTGCAAAATACAGAACTCTTTTCAATTCTATGTACCATTACTTTTGTTCACGACCTTCTTCAGCCCTTTTCCCTATTTGATGTTACCTGTATGCGTATATTATTGGACCAAATGAAGACTCCAAATCTTATATCTATTTACTTTTATACTCCTAAAGTTCAGTCTaagtaattttaaattttcatgctCTAATTTGTTATTACATAGGTAAGACCAGGCATGCAAGGAATTCAGACAATCCGGATGATGGGTGCACTTTCAGGTTCACAAATTCGTCCAGGTGCAGCTGCTGCACATCTTCCACCAAGACCTGCTCAGCAGCAACTGAAACCACAGTCTCCTTCGAGTAACCAACCCTCGGCACCTCAGGTTTTCTCTTTACCATTTATTTTGAAGACAATTATTCTCGTATTTCTTCATTGATAAAAGGTTTGTTAATTCAAGGACtacatgttttcttctttttctcattaagtGAAGAATCAATTGATTGTCTAGATTGGTGTCCTTGACTGATTCTTTGAAGTCATGCCATGCCCCTAATGCCAAcccatttttcttcatctcatGCCTAAATGTACTTCATATTGATGTTGCAAGGCATGCATGTCCCTTactaaaatttgttttcaacCCGAGCcatcttttatttgtttctcagtCTTTCCTGTTTGATCACAAAGCATACCTTACTACCTTAGCTTggggtttcttttttattatttgtattCTACTGCCTATGATCTTCGAGTGAAGACATCAATCTTACTCTTTAATGGGTTACTAATTCCACATGATGAgcttgttatttctttttgaaaccTCTCTTCAGGAGATGGTGTTGGCTTTGTAAGTTAAGAAGTTTAACTCTTTAGTAGTTCAATAACTAGCTCCTCTTTCTTCTGCTATCTAAATTTTACAGAAGCAGCAGGGTCCGGGATTATCAAGAGTATCTTCATTTGGTCCAGGCAATTCTCAACCACCTAGCATGCCACATAGTCCACAGTCCCATACACAACCATGGATGTCAACACAAGGAAGATCAGTGCCTGCATCTGTCCTGTCTTCTGCTTCTTACAGACCACAATTTCGATCATCTATCTTGCAACAAAGATCAACAAACCCCCAGCAACAGCAGAATCCTATGGCAGTTGCAccccagcagcagcagcagcaaaatGCATCTTCAcaacaacagcagcaacaacaacaacaacaacctcagcagcagcagcagcagcaacaacaacaacagccTCAGCAAAACACATCACAAATGCAACATGCTGCAGAAAATTATCCTCAAATGCATCAACCATCTCAGATGCATCCTGTGTTGCAACCACAGCAAGGGCTGCGACCTCAAGGATCAATACAGAAATCAATTACTCCACCTAGCGTGCCATCAGCTCATCATGGATCTCTTGCGCCAACCAAAGCTTCTGAAGCTGTTGAAACAGGCAATCAAATTCTTTCCAAGAGAAGCATCCATGAGCTACTAGCCCAGGTCTGCTGCACTATTATAttgcttttcttcattttgattgatATTACTCCTTGGTCTGCTGTGCTGTTAATGCTTCTTCTGTTCAGTATGGACCATGGTTGACAATGACACTAGTTCCACTTCAAAGTCCAAACTTGCTTGCCTGTGGTAGATTTCACATGCAAAAATATCTTCCTGCCTCAGTTTGAATAGGATATTTGGAGTGTTTGAGGGCTACAAGTGACCGACAGATATTGGTGTGTTTCTTATATTGGATACCATTAGCTTGATTAGGGATGAAAACTATCATGAGTTCAACTCTcagaatatttttgtttttcttttctagttgCTTGA containing:
- the LOC116264029 gene encoding flocculation protein FLO11-like, coding for MEAEQAPPPSSSAPSSSSSASSSSSSITDSVPTSSSPFSTVAPTPSPSLSTTPVSATTTTMATSTATSDTTATVTTTTTTQMIDIPPILGATATTTTSTGETNSLTSTSISSSTTGPTAATTISTTTTTITTSPFSTFDHQPPSNSLPFRPSFPINRNRPQMPPPMPPPHFVQHLPSPSPPPLPFSSSSPASSSSVGVPSLLASSSSSSSSLSSSSSSSSPSPPPPPSATSPSSSSSPLQRGGLAIGVPAYPPRPQSTSLLPSSTFGSPPFGHQLGSLGRISDQTQSASPQNGGRILVLYFEHVVRLMIEIRCTSFSKPFLPPFMALHGFLNNYPSSLA